The genomic DNA AGGGTCAAAGGCGCATAAGAGTAAAACACCTTTATGTTACGCCAGCGCACTACATCCATTACTTGGCTCAACATGGCGAGCATGGGTGCTCTATACTTCAATAATTCACTGACAGCATAAGCTTCACTCAGTAGCTGAATTTGTAAATGTATCTTGAGAATGTCCTTGCTAAGAAGAGCCTTATGCATATTCGGCATAATAATTAACAGTAGCAATTTAGTCCCTGGAATTATTTCACTGTTCTTCAACCCACATAGGAATCTAAGAAGATTTTCTCGCTGGGCTTCAGTTTCTATACTGGCCTCaagaatatttttggtaatgtTTATGATACAAGGTTCTGTTtcagttacataataataatttgaatagtCTTTGAGCAACTCCATAATATTCAACATTGTGCTtgttaaatgattattttctttggccaagataaatattttattgtaaacttGTCTGGGATTCTGAAGGAAGGCATTCAATACCTCTGTTAAGTCCACATCAGGTGAAGCAACAAATTTGTTAAACATCTCTGTCAATGCATTATGAAAATGTTCATCATCacttaaatctataaattgGTTTTCACTGAAGTGATCTTGCAATATTGCATGTTTGTCAGATGCATCACAGTATTGGAAAATTTTGATGGCCAGTGATTTTACAAGCTCACTATTATTAGAGTTACTTTTGTAGTAGTTGGTAAATTTGTAGAATAATGTTAAACATTCTTGTGGATCAAAGACACTAATATTTGAGTCAATGACAGAGATGAGATCACTGTGCTGGCACAACTGTTCCTTATTTACCAATGCATGTATCCAGGAAAGTTTGTCTTGGTCATTATTGTTTATCTTTTGAATAATCACATTAGTGTCAGTGGAGTTTATAACATCAGCTATGATGAGAGGTTGCCGTGCCATCTGCTGGATCATGTTGACAACGGGGTGCTCGGCCACCTGGCTCACTTGTAGTAACTTCATCCGTACCTTGTGACATAGTTCTCCAATGCATTGTTGCATGTCTTTACCATCTTCATCTTCAAATTCACTCCAAGCACAGAAAATATCAACACTGATTTCCATTACAACAAGTTTGAATTTatcaagtaaaattttattaatgttatttatgcaGTTCATAATAGACTTGTCTTCAATCTCACAAACTTTTTCTGTGGGAggattacttttaaaatcttCTTCTTTATATGTTGCTTTATACAGGGCATCAAAGCAGCTTGAGTTTTGATCTTGAGTGAACTTTgtaaaacattcataaatcaATAAAAGCATGGTTTTCAGACATTCtccattatatttatacaaatcatCATTTCCTAATGAGTTTAATTTATGTGAATTTGGCGGGCTTACAAAGTAATCTACAGTCTTGTGTAGAATTAGATATCCACTGGCTAAATGGGAGGACAACTTGTTAGCCTCAATTTCAAAGCAATTCAATCTGCATAGAAGTGAGTAGCATGCAGCTGACAACTTGTACAACTTTTGTAGACCTTCAACTGGATctaagtattttaagttttcttgtATAGTTAAAGCTACTTGCACGGCTAAGTCCGGCTGACAATATGTGATTATTTCCCAAACAAATTCTTCCATGTGGAGGTTAAATATTAACTCGCACATTAAATATTTGGGGATTGTTGGTATTGACCAGATAACAAGAAATATACCTTCAAGCTCGACCATGGAATCCAAAACTGATAGTtcgctatttaaaataatgtaaaggGCAAATTTGCGCATTTTTGGTGCCATCGTATCTATTACTCCATTTTCGTCTATATAGCCTTCATTATTTAAGAATCTCTTTATGTGATCTATAACAGTCTTAACTTTATCTTCATTGCCTGAAATATAGTAGTGTGTATTATAAACAAGGCAATGACATGTTGGAGACTATTCTAAGGAATTAACACTGTTACAGATGgttaaaatcaaacatttctgttttaacataatattgatAGAAGGAGTATCACCTAAACATACGAttttcgacaaaaaaaaaaaaccaattacCTACAATACCTACTTGAGGTCTAACTTAGTTTAGTTAATAGTCAATAAAGTACCAATATTAACAGAACACCGGTATTGTTTAAAcgattaattgtttattatttttaatcagtttttcAGATGGCGGTGCAGGGTGCTAATAGACAATTGCCATGTTAAggtttatatatgtatgtatttgatttaatatttatcattgcttttaggaaaaaaaatctaaattaaattacttaccgCCTTTACAAGACAATTTCGAAAAGTGATGAATGTTGTCGGCAGACAATATTACGCCTTGAAATGCAGATAGCTCGGGAGTGAAATTCATGTTTATGAAACTATAGTACACGAAGtatctttttaaaattgaacaacACTTGTCTCCTTATAAATcacgtttttataatatttcgtcGTACAGACTTTAATCATTGATCTAATCAGTAATCTGgctcaatttaaaatacaaaaacaatgaatGACAGCCCACAGGTAATATATGTCGTCTGCGGCACAGACCTGTA from Trichoplusia ni isolate ovarian cell line Hi5 chromosome 4, tn1, whole genome shotgun sequence includes the following:
- the LOC113493553 gene encoding uncharacterized protein LOC113493553; this encodes MNFTPELSAFQGVILSADNIHHFSKLSCKGGNEDKVKTVIDHIKRFLNNEGYIDENGVIDTMAPKMRKFALYIILNSELSVLDSMVELEGIFLVIWSIPTIPKYLMCELIFNLHMEEFVWEIITYCQPDLAVQVALTIQENLKYLDPVEGLQKLYKLSAACYSLLCRLNCFEIEANKLSSHLASGYLILHKTVDYFVSPPNSHKLNSLGNDDLYKYNGECLKTMLLLIYECFTKFTQDQNSSCFDALYKATYKEEDFKSNPPTEKVCEIEDKSIMNCINNINKILLDKFKLVVMEISVDIFCAWSEFEDEDGKDMQQCIGELCHKVRMKLLQVSQVAEHPVVNMIQQMARQPLIIADVINSTDTNVIIQKINNNDQDKLSWIHALVNKEQLCQHSDLISVIDSNISVFDPQECLTLFYKFTNYYKSNSNNSELVKSLAIKIFQYCDASDKHAILQDHFSENQFIDLSDDEHFHNALTEMFNKFVASPDVDLTEVLNAFLQNPRQVYNKIFILAKENNHLTSTMLNIMELLKDYSNYYYVTETEPCIINITKNILEASIETEAQRENLLRFLCGLKNSEIIPGTKLLLLIIMPNMHKALLSKDILKIHLQIQLLSEAYAVSELLKYRAPMLAMLSQVMDVVRWRNIKVFYSYAPLTLQLTLNFQKSIITTYDHDIPETEGNWLRMRLKQINMQSQNNFYFRKLWNHPSESDTFFQTVSGILVEDTTNRSEIAVWVTQILSSGTQEEWSVVWDDLSLNIEDLDVLCIFHDALRTITKAVEGSRTPATRSCLFYCIQNLVYVIRYKFIKDPLTDRQVISVAFSLSKFLKETNVDDVNEIGSRLMPLLAYLVENKNSYSSDVPSYFKNTNYYPIVCKAFNFNSEENVGNTQ